The genomic DNA GATGACAAAGAACATATACACATATGGTTTGGCAAATCACATGAGCATAATGATGACAATATGGCTAAAACTTCTTCACTTACACTGGGACTTCTTATGGGGGCAGGCGGTGTTAGAGGTATGCTTATCACACTTGGTGCAGTACAAGGTGGCATGGTTGACTTTACAATGGTAACAGCATTTACACTAGGTGTAATGCTGGTCTTTGGAGCATTTGGAATGGTAATGCTTTATGTGAATCAAAATTTTTTAGGCAATCTTACAAATGTAAGAAGAACTTTTGCTACGGCTGGTGTCATTTCACTGATTGTAGGAACAAATATATTAATAGGATAGGAGAAAATATGTGTACAGATTGTGGTTGTAGTATTAGAGGAATGGAAGAGCATACTCATGTGGATTCTCATAGTGAAGAGGGGCATAGTCATTCTCATGAACATCAAAAAGCACATGAGCATTTACATCATAACCCACAGCTAAATGATTCAAAGACAATTTCGGTTATACAAAAGATACTTGATAAAAATGACCATGAGGCAGAACATAATAGAGCTCACTTTGAAGCTAAAGGTATACTTGGCATTAACCTAATGTCTAGTCCTGGTTCTGGTAAGACAACACTTTTAGAATACCTTGCTGATGTGGCAGAGTTCAAGTTTGGTGTGGTTGAAGGAGACTTGGAAACAGAACGTGATGCTAATCGTCTTAAAGCCAAGGGTATACCTTCTATGCAGATACAAACAGGTACAGCATGTCACTTAGATGCTTTTATGGTGCATAAAGGATTACACGATATGCCACTTGACGACCTAGATGTCTGTTTTGTAGAAAATGTAGGAAATCTAGTCTGTCCTGCAAGTTATGATGTTGGAACACATTTAAACATCGTACTGGTCTCAGTGCCTGAAGGTGAAGACAAAATAGCTAAGTATCCAGTCATGTTTCGTCAAGCTGATCTTGTACTTATCACAAAAACAGATTTACTTCCACACTTTACATATGATATAGAAGCAGAGAAATGTGATGCAAGACGTATCAAGCCGAATGTAGACATACTTGAGGTCAATGTGAATGATATAGATTCAGTCAAGGCAGTTGCAGACTGGATAGAATTTAAACGTAAAATGAGGGGTTAATATGTGTTTGTCTATTCCAAGCAAAGTTGTAAAAATTTCAGATGATAAAACCATGTGTACCGTCGATACGATGGGTGTAGAGCGTGATGCGAACCTTATGATGATGGGTGATGATGATATACAAGTGGGTGACTATGTCTTGCTTCATATTGGTTTTGTTATGAACAAGATTGATGAAAAAGAAGCAATGGTTTCTATAGAGACCTATAAAGAGATACTTGAAATCATGGATGAGGATGAGAGGCGAAAGACCATACTTGATGATGATGAATGTCCTAACAGGAGTGAATGATGGCACTGGAACTTAAAAACCTATATGATGACTTTCGTGATGGAGAGACTATTAAAGCTTATGCTCAGATCATTGCTGAGGATGCAAAGAAATTAAAAAACCCTATTAACATTATGGAAGTATGTGGTGGACATACTCATACCATAATGAAGTTTGGGTTACTTCAACTCATGCCAGATAATGTTAACTTTATCCATGGACCTGGTTGTCCTGTGTGTATTATGCCCAAAGAACGAATTGACCATGCCTATGTTTTGGCTATGCAAGAAGATGTTATTTTAGTCACTCTTGGTGATATGATAAAAGTCCCTGGTAGTAACGGAAGCCTACAAGATGCCAGAGCTAAAGGAGCAGATGTACGATTTGTTTACTCTCCTATGGAGTGTATTAAAATAGCACAAGAAAATCCAGATAAAACGGTGGTTTTCTTTGCCATAGGATTTGAAACGACAACGCCGATGACAGCTGTACTTGTAGAGCATGTTATTAAGCAAAAAATACCCAACATTTTATTTCATATCAACCATGTAACAGTACCTGAAGTGATGGTGGAACTTATAGACAGCCGTGATGTACATGTTGATAGTTATAACAACAGAATAGATGCATTTTTGGGACCAAGTCATGTAAGTGTAATTAGTGGATCAAAAATATATGATAAATTTCCAAAAGATTATGGTCGTCCTGTGGTGGTCTCTGGGTTTGAACCTGTTGATGTAATGCAAGGTATTAGTATGTTAGTAAAACAGTTTATAGAGGAGCGCTGTGAATTGGAAATCCAATACAAAAGAGTGGTCAATCATGAAGGAAATTTGAATGCTCAAAAACTCATAAATACTTATTTTGAAAAAATGGATCTTTTTAGATGGAGAGGACTGGGAAATGTACCTGAAAGTGGGCTCAAACTGAAAGATGAGTTTGCCTCTTTGGATGCAGAAGTTGTCTATAAAGATGTACTTCCTATTGCAGAGATAGAAGACCATAAACTTTGTATCTGCGGTGATATATTAAGAGGTATGGCAAAACCAACTGAATGTACTATCTTTGGAACAGCTTGCAAGCCTACGACTCCGATTGGAAGTTGTATGGTTAGTAGTGAAGGAGCATGTGCAGCTTATTATAAATATGGAAACCTAATATGACAAAAACAGTAACTATTGCCCATGGAAATGGTGGAGAAGAGAACAATGAACTCATTAAAAAAATATTCTATAAACACTTTGAAAATGACATTTTGGCCAAGAGTGAAGATGCAGCAGTTATAGAAGATGGGAAACTTGCTTTTACGACAGACAGTTTTACAGTTAGTCCTCTATTTTTCTCTGGTGGAGACATAGGAAAACTTGCAGTATGCGGTACATGTAATGACTTGGCCATGATGGGTGCAGAACCTAAATACATGACATGTTCTGTGATTATCGAAGAAGGTTTCTCTACACGTGATCTTGAAAAAATAGTTAAGAGTATGAAAAATGAGCTTGAGATAAATGGTGCCATTGTTGTAAGCGGTGACACAAAGGTTGTACCCAGAGGCAGTGTAGATAAGCTTTTCATCAATACTACAGGTATTGGCGAAATAGTACATAAAAATATATCTGCATCGGCTTTAAAAGAGGGCATGAGTATTTTAGTAAGTCGTGATGTTGGTACACATGGTGCAACTATATTTGCAGCACGTGAGGGGATTGAGCTTGAAAGTTCATTACAAACTGATTGTGCCTCATTATACCCTCAAATTAAAGCATTAATAGATGCTAATATAAATATTATTGCATTGAGAGATGCTACTCGCGGGGGTGTTTCGGCTGTACTCAATGAATGGGCGAGAAGTTCAAATGTGTGTCTGGAAATAGAAGAAGAGACTATCCCTGTACAAGAAGAGGTAAGAGGTATCTGCGAAATGCTCGGGTTTGAGGCTATTGATCTTGCAAATGAAGGAACTTTCGTTCTAGCAGTGGCTAAAGAGGATGAAATGCAGGCTTTTGATGTGTTACAGAAAACGCATATAACTTCAGCGATCATTGGTACTGTAACAGAGTTACATAAGGGGAAGGTAATACTAAATTCTTCATGGGGGACAAAGAGATTTTTGGACTTACCAACGGGTGAATTATTACCTCGTATTTGTTAAAGGATTTGCATGAGAATACTGTTGCTTTGTACCGCCTTTAACACTCAAACACAAGCAGTATATACTGAATTGAAAGATAGAGGGCATGATGTTTCTGTGGCATATGCAATCAGTGAAGTACAAATGTTAACAGAAATAGAATATTTTGAACCGCAGCTTATTTTATGCCCATATTTAAAGCGTTATTTACCTGAAAGTATTTATGAAAACTATCCTACATACATTTTCCATCCGGGGCCCATCGGTGATAGAGGACCTAATTCTTTGGAGTATGCACTTCAAAACCATACTAAAGAGTGGGGAGTTGTCATACTCAAAGCAAATAAACTTTATGACGGAGGTGATATCTATGCACAGCAGAACTTCAAGGTACGAGATACATACAAAGCGTCACTCTATCGTCAAGAGATAGTAAGGGCAACATTACAAGCCCTTGAACAGTTTTTTGTGAATCTAAAAAATGATAATGTAACACCGCAACTTTTAAATCCTATACATGAACAATTTACACAATCCAAAAGAGCAATAAAATGGCTAACAGATGATACTGAAACCATTATAAAAAAAATACATCTTTCAGATAGCTTCCCTGGTGTTCTGGACGAAATACTGGGTGTGCCTTGTTACCTTTTTGGTGTACATAAAGAAGATAAATTTAGGGGGAAACCTAAAGAAATACTTGCCAAACGTGATGGAGCTATTTGTCTGGGAACGAGAGATGGGGCTATATGGATATCACACCTTAAAAAGGTAGGAGGTTTTAAACTACCTGCAACGTATGTTCTAAAAGAAAAGCTAATGGGTATTAAAGAAGAACGTCTACCTCTTATATTTGACAAGAGTTATGACACTTTTTATGAAATAAGTGTAGAGAAGAAAGATAATGTGGCCTATCTCCATTTTAATTTTCATAATGGAGCAATGAATACTCAACAGTGTATTCGCCTGAAGTATGCTGTTGAGTATTTGAAAAATGAATGTGAAGTATTGGTGCTGATGGGAGGAATGGATTTCTTCTCTAACGGTATACATTTAAACATACTGGAAGACAGTGCTAAACAAGGCGAAGACGGATGGGCAAATATTAATGCTATGAATGATTTAGTCCATTCCATACTCTATGCAGATGAAGTAGTTACAGTCGCCTCTTTTGGACATAATGCAGGAGCAGGTGGTGTATTTATGGGACTGGCGTGTGATTATGCTGTAGGAAAGGAGGGTGTAGTCTTAAATCCTCACTATAAAACCTTGGGTCTTAGTGGAAGCGAATACCATACCTATAGCCTACCAAAGCGTATAGGCAAAGAGATGGCAGAGACTTTATTAAGTAAGTGTTTACCTCTTTCTGTAGAGAAAGCTAAAGCATTGGAAATGATAGATGAAGTGTATACCGAGGATACATACTATGAAGAGTTACATCATTTTGCTAAAAATGTATATAGTGATGATTTTATCTCGAAGAAACAAGATTACCTGGATCAGCATAAAGAACAAATAGAAGCACTGAAAGAGACAGAACTTGAAATCATGCATCCGGAGTTTTGGAGTAAAGAGAGTGATTTTCACATTTTACGTCAGGAATTTGTTTATAAAACTTGTCCCATAGAAACACCAGAAAGATTGAAATTAATAGTAAATAAGGAAAGAATATATGCATGAATATAGTGTAGTACAAGCACTTTTAAATCAGTGTGAAGATGTAGCAGAGCAAAACAATGCAAACATGGTTACAAAAGTCATTACCAAAATAGGTGTCATGAGTGGTATAGAGACACATCTTTTACAAACAGCATTTGATACCTTTAAGGAAGGAACAATTTGTGATGGAGCAGAATTCATCATCAATGAGCAGAAGGTAAAACTGCATTGTAACAGTTGCCGCACCGAATTTGAAATAGACGAAGTGCGCTATGCCTGTACAGAGTGTGAAAGTTTAGATGTAAAGGTCATTGATGGTGAAGATATGTATCTTATGAGTTTAGAAATGGAATAAAGGAGAAATTATGCAAGAGTATTGGGAATTATATATGAAAAATCTAGAGGGTAAACCTTCCTCTATACAGTTTAATGCGGGAATTTCTATGGATATAGATGAGTTACAATACTCCCATCCTATTGTTGCATTTGTAAAAGTAAAACTGAAAGAACCAAGTGAACATGGTTTGATTGGAGAGCAGGAAGAGCCAGAGATCCTTTTTATGGAAGATAAATTGGAAGCCTCACTCATCAAATTTCGTATTGGAAAATATGTAGGTCGAGTAATTAGTGATGGATATGTTACTTTTTTATTTTATGTACAGTTTACCTACAATTGGCAAGATTTTTTAGAGTTTGCATTAGAGGAATTTGAAAGTTATGAAATTAGTAATGGATATCAGGAGGATAGAGAATGGAATTATTATAAAAAACTACTTTATCCCACACCAAAAGAGTGGCAACTTATTCAAAACCATAAAGTATGTGATGTGCTTAAAGCAAAAGAGGATAACTTACATCTGGCACGTGCAATAGAACATAAATTATTTTTCTCAAATGGAGATGAAAAAAAAGATGAGTTGGTATCTAAACTGGATGTAAAAGGTTTTAAAATTCAATCTGAGATAGAAAATGAAGAAGGTGTAAAAGGCTTAAAATTCTACCGTATAGATAAGCCTTTCTATCACGATATAGATGAACTTACATTATATCTTATAGATTTATTAGAAGAATATGGAGCAAGTTATGATGGTTGGGAGACAAGTGTGGTTAAATCATAACACCAGATGGGTCTTTTGCACGATTAATGATTTCTTCTAAGCTAGTGATGGTTTCTTTTTCGTTATATGTTATACCATGTTTTTCAAGATATTGTAATACCACACCAATATAGTCAATAAAAGCCTCTTTAATAGTATCACTCAATGCAATGTCAAATGTTACTTCAAAAGGGACAATACCCAATACCAGAGCTTTTGGCACAGGTTTTCCCTGAAGTTCTAACATATCCAAACATTGTAA from Sulfurovum xiamenensis includes the following:
- the hypE gene encoding hydrogenase expression/formation protein HypE, translating into MTKTVTIAHGNGGEENNELIKKIFYKHFENDILAKSEDAAVIEDGKLAFTTDSFTVSPLFFSGGDIGKLAVCGTCNDLAMMGAEPKYMTCSVIIEEGFSTRDLEKIVKSMKNELEINGAIVVSGDTKVVPRGSVDKLFINTTGIGEIVHKNISASALKEGMSILVSRDVGTHGATIFAAREGIELESSLQTDCASLYPQIKALIDANINIIALRDATRGGVSAVLNEWARSSNVCLEIEEETIPVQEEVRGICEMLGFEAIDLANEGTFVLAVAKEDEMQAFDVLQKTHITSAIIGTVTELHKGKVILNSSWGTKRFLDLPTGELLPRIC
- the hypB gene encoding hydrogenase nickel incorporation protein HypB, with protein sequence MCTDCGCSIRGMEEHTHVDSHSEEGHSHSHEHQKAHEHLHHNPQLNDSKTISVIQKILDKNDHEAEHNRAHFEAKGILGINLMSSPGSGKTTLLEYLADVAEFKFGVVEGDLETERDANRLKAKGIPSMQIQTGTACHLDAFMVHKGLHDMPLDDLDVCFVENVGNLVCPASYDVGTHLNIVLVSVPEGEDKIAKYPVMFRQADLVLITKTDLLPHFTYDIEAEKCDARRIKPNVDILEVNVNDIDSVKAVADWIEFKRKMRG
- a CDS encoding hydrogenase maturation protein, producing MRILLLCTAFNTQTQAVYTELKDRGHDVSVAYAISEVQMLTEIEYFEPQLILCPYLKRYLPESIYENYPTYIFHPGPIGDRGPNSLEYALQNHTKEWGVVILKANKLYDGGDIYAQQNFKVRDTYKASLYRQEIVRATLQALEQFFVNLKNDNVTPQLLNPIHEQFTQSKRAIKWLTDDTETIIKKIHLSDSFPGVLDEILGVPCYLFGVHKEDKFRGKPKEILAKRDGAICLGTRDGAIWISHLKKVGGFKLPATYVLKEKLMGIKEERLPLIFDKSYDTFYEISVEKKDNVAYLHFNFHNGAMNTQQCIRLKYAVEYLKNECEVLVLMGGMDFFSNGIHLNILEDSAKQGEDGWANINAMNDLVHSILYADEVVTVASFGHNAGAGGVFMGLACDYAVGKEGVVLNPHYKTLGLSGSEYHTYSLPKRIGKEMAETLLSKCLPLSVEKAKALEMIDEVYTEDTYYEELHHFAKNVYSDDFISKKQDYLDQHKEQIEALKETELEIMHPEFWSKESDFHILRQEFVYKTCPIETPERLKLIVNKERIYA
- the hypD gene encoding hydrogenase formation protein HypD gives rise to the protein MMALELKNLYDDFRDGETIKAYAQIIAEDAKKLKNPINIMEVCGGHTHTIMKFGLLQLMPDNVNFIHGPGCPVCIMPKERIDHAYVLAMQEDVILVTLGDMIKVPGSNGSLQDARAKGADVRFVYSPMECIKIAQENPDKTVVFFAIGFETTTPMTAVLVEHVIKQKIPNILFHINHVTVPEVMVELIDSRDVHVDSYNNRIDAFLGPSHVSVISGSKIYDKFPKDYGRPVVVSGFEPVDVMQGISMLVKQFIEERCELEIQYKRVVNHEGNLNAQKLINTYFEKMDLFRWRGLGNVPESGLKLKDEFASLDAEVVYKDVLPIAEIEDHKLCICGDILRGMAKPTECTIFGTACKPTTPIGSCMVSSEGACAAYYKYGNLI
- a CDS encoding DUF695 domain-containing protein; translated protein: MQEYWELYMKNLEGKPSSIQFNAGISMDIDELQYSHPIVAFVKVKLKEPSEHGLIGEQEEPEILFMEDKLEASLIKFRIGKYVGRVISDGYVTFLFYVQFTYNWQDFLEFALEEFESYEISNGYQEDREWNYYKKLLYPTPKEWQLIQNHKVCDVLKAKEDNLHLARAIEHKLFFSNGDEKKDELVSKLDVKGFKIQSEIENEEGVKGLKFYRIDKPFYHDIDELTLYLIDLLEEYGASYDGWETSVVKS
- a CDS encoding HypC/HybG/HupF family hydrogenase formation chaperone; this encodes MCLSIPSKVVKISDDKTMCTVDTMGVERDANLMMMGDDDIQVGDYVLLHIGFVMNKIDEKEAMVSIETYKEILEIMDEDERRKTILDDDECPNRSE
- the hypA gene encoding hydrogenase maturation nickel metallochaperone HypA, whose protein sequence is MHEYSVVQALLNQCEDVAEQNNANMVTKVITKIGVMSGIETHLLQTAFDTFKEGTICDGAEFIINEQKVKLHCNSCRTEFEIDEVRYACTECESLDVKVIDGEDMYLMSLEME